Part of the Apilactobacillus apisilvae genome is shown below.
AGTACAGGAAATCAGTTGCCCAATTAAATAATTAGAAAGCTGCTTTTATTTATTTGTTCAAAATAATAGTTGCAGTTCCTATTAGCTCTCTTTTTTATTTTCTGATTTTCTTTAATTCATTATCAATTTGATTTAATATAATTTCAACATTTTTTTCTTCTGATAAATCGTATTTTTGTAAATCAATTTTCATTTTTGGGCTTGCATCGTAATCTTCGTACCAATTTTTGTAAGCTGACCACATATTATAATAATAATCTTTTAATTTCGGATTATTATCAAATTGTTCATAATCACGACCACGTTTCTTAATTCTTTTTAAAATGGTTTCGAAATCAGTTTGCGCATATACCATTAAATCAGGGGCCTTCTTAGGTAAAGCTTCTAATTCTGACATCATACGGTCTAACAATGATAAATAAATCTTCAATTCTGAATCAGTGATGTTTCCTTCTACATTGTTTTGTTTGGTAAATAATGCATCTTCATAAATAGAGCGATCTAAAATATTATTATCATCAGACAATGCCTTCTTGATCATTTCAAAACGTTTATTTAAAAAGTATATCTGTAACAAAAATCCGTATTGTTTTGGATCCTTGTAATATAAAGGCAGAACTGGATTTCCCCCAACTGGTTCGTAAAAAGCTTTAGTATCAAGATGTTTAGCAATCTTTTCAGTTAGTGTAGTTTTTCCCACGCCAATCATTCCTGCAGTAATTATCACCATATTAACTCCTTGTTTAAACAATAATATTAATATTCTATCATATTTGATATAAGCACAAAAAAATACCTTGAATAAATTATCAAGGTATTAATCCAATTATTTATTTTCATTTTTTAATAGATCACGAATTTCACTAAGTAATACATCTGTTTTACTATCTTTAGCTGTTGTATCACGTTTAGTCAACTTGTTGAATGCTCTTACCATTAAGAAAATAATAAATGCAATAATGATAAAGTTTATGATTGCTTCAATGAATGAACCTACTTTAAATTGGGCACTTCCAACAGAGAAAACCAATCCAGATAAATTAATTTGTCCCAAGAATAAACCTAAGAATGGATTAATCAGGTCAGTAGTAAGAGATTTAACGATTGCTGTAAAAGCAGAACCGATGATAACACCAACAGCTAAATCAACTACACTACCTCTGGAAAGGAATGCTTTAAAATCTTTAAACATATAAATAACACCTCTCTATACAAATCTTAGTTATTATTATGATAACATAAAATTAATTAAATATAATTATAAATGTTATACTAACCATATATTAAGCAATATAAATAATTGATAAAGTACATTGAAGGGTGATTTTTGGATGAATAGAAAAAGTAAAATTATTTTTGTATTATTTTTGGTGATTTTTCTTATTTGTTTACAAAATAATTTTTTCGTAACAAATGTAAGTGCTAAAGAAACATTAAAGTCTACAAAAATTAGTGATAATAATCATAATTTATCTACGACTAAAAATATGGATTTTTTAGTCGTAATGAAACCCAGACATAATGATGAACTAAGTAAATTTGTTTTAAAGTCAAACAATAAAAAATTCATTTCACCTGATGCTTTCAGCAAAAAATATGGTCAAAGTGGATATAAGATTAATAATATAATAAAATACTTAAAAAAATATCATTTATCTACAAAATTATACAAAGGGAACATTGTGTTGAATGTCTCTGGTAGTATGCAAAATATAAAGAAGGCACTTCATTTTGAATCAAAAAATGTACATAAAGATGGAGTTGATATAACAGCTCCTAATCATAAATTGTCTTTACCAAAACGTTATAACAAATATATTATTGATATCATTGGATTTAACAATTATGATAATATCAACAAGAAAGTTAATAACATTGATACTAATAAACCAGAACAATTAAAAAAGGGTGGACCTGATAAATTCATTAATCAATATAATATATCGCCCTTATATAAAGATTATTCTAAAAATTCTTCTATTGGAATAATTTCTTTTGGCAGTTTTAATAAATCTGATGTTAGTCATTTTTGGTCAAAAATGAAAGTTCCAAGTTCAAATAATCGTATTTATATTCATAAGCAAAAAAATAGTAAGATGATTAACAATAGTGATGAAACAGCAATGGATTTAGAACAAGCAGGAACAATCGCACCAAAATCTAAAATAAACGTTTATTTATCATCACCCACAGTTTTTGGGATGTTAAATAGTTTATCTGAATCAATTAGCGATAATAAGTCAGATACACTTTCATTAAGTTGGGGAATTAGTGAAGCAGAAATTCAAAAAGAAATTAAATTAGGCATTTTGAGCAAACATTATAATAAAATTATTAACTTGATTTTGGAACAAGCTGCTGCTCAAGGTATTAGCTTTTTTAATGCATCGGGTGATAATGGAGCATATGACGGAATTTCTTCAGGAATAACTAAACTAACTGTTGAAACGCCATCTTCATCTCCATACGTGACGTCAGTTGGTGCTACAAGTTTGCCAATTAATTATCGAGTTAACAATCAACAAATATCTATTGATAAAGAAAGAGCATGGTCTAATGACTTTTTGTATCCTTACTTTAATCTTTTAAAAATATATAATGAAAATAGCTCAATTTTTATTCCTAGTTATTTTGCTGGATCAGGTGGTGGATTTAGTGAGATGAATTCATTACCTAGTTATCAAAAAAATGTTAAGGGTGTCGGTACTTTTAATGCCAAAGACTATTGGAATATGAATAGTGGTTATGCTCAACAATATAGTACTCCTCAAACTGTCACTGGTAGAAAAACAGGAAGAAATTTGCCTGATATTGTGGCTAATGGAGATCCGCAAACTGGTTATTTAGTTTATAATAACGGTAAATGGAACATTGATGGGGGTACCAGTATTGTTACTCCACAAATTGCTGGTGTTAATTCTTTAATGATTTCCAAATCACATCATCGCATGGGACTTTGGAATCCTAAAATATACGATTATGCTAAGACTAGTAAAACGCCTTTTAAATCTATTAATGATAAAGATAATAACAGTAATTTGTACTATACAGGACAGTCAAATACTATTTACAATCAAGCAACCGGTTTAGGAACGGCCGATTATTATAAATTATTTAAACTAATGAAATAAAAAAGCAATGACAATTAGGAACTGAATTTATAATATTGAACAGATAAATAAAAGCACTTTCGATAAAAGTATTATTTTAATTTGGTAAAATAATATAATTCGGAGGTGTTTTTTGTATGACTAATAATAAATATTCATATGAAACTAAACTAGAAGCCGTTCGGCTTCTTAATGAAGGTGTTCCTGGTAGAAAGATTTGTAAAATACTTGGTTTAAAGAGTGACGGCTTAATTTATACATGGCGGAAATATGTAAGAAATGGTGATTATTATCGTTTGAATCAAAAGCCTGGCAAAAAATATAAATATAATAAAGGCAATTTAGAAATACCTAGTGACGTCAGAAAAGATATGGAAATTAAACAAATGAAGGAAGAACTTGAAGTTATAAAAAAATATTTAATTATGGAAGGGCTGTGGTAAATCAAGCTACTATTAAATTAATCGATACTTTCACATCCAAAATACCTTTAGTTAGGATTTGTCATTATCTCAATATATCTAGAAGTACCTATTACTATCATAAAACACATGCAGCTCATTTTAATTTAAGTCAGATTGAACAGGAGATTCAACAACTATGTATAAAAACAAAGTTTTTATATGGTTATCGTAAAATTTATGCACTAATTAATAAGCACTTAAAATGCAGTGTTAGTAAAGTTCAAAGGATTATGGCTAAATACAATTGGGGGTGTCGTATTAAACGTAAAAGATCTCATCGACCTGGTAATCCGTTCAAACAATTTGATAATATAATCAATCGTGATTGGAACATTAGTTTACCAAATCGTAAATTAACCACTGATATCACTTATATTCCTTGCGGAAATAAAATGTTGTACCTCTCTACAATTATGGATAGTTTTAATTCGGAAATTATTGCTCATAAAATTTCTAATCATCCAAATACCCAATTGGCATTAGATACACTAAATCAATTAGGCTATTTAAGTGGTGCTATCATTCATAGTGATCAGGGTTCTACTTATACTTAGCGTGAATTTTTTGAATTAGCACGCAAAAAAGGCGCCATCAGAAGTATGTCCCGTAAAGGGACGCCAGCTGATAACGCCATCATTGAATCATTTCACTCCAACCTAAAGACTGAAATGATATACACACAAGCTAAACCTAAAGGTTTAGCAGATACTATTAAGTGTGTGAATAATTATATCAAATTTTTGAATAATAAACGAATTTTAACAAAATTAAGCAACCAATCACCTGTAGAGTACAGGAAATCAGTTGCCCAATTAAATAATTAGAAAGCTGCTTTTATTTATTTGTTCAAAATAATAGTTGCAGTTCCTAATTGTCATTGCTTTTTTCATTGTTCATTTATTTTTTTCAACATAGATTCTGCAATTGCCCATCTTCTGGCTTTTTTACGAAGTTCCATATTAGTAATCTTATTTACAGTCATTTTTTCAAATGCAGCACTATAATCAATTGAAACCGTGTCTGCAGGAATCTTAATCGGTTCTAACATTCTAGTTTTGAAAGCTTTTTTAGAATCTTCCATTGCATCTTTGATTGATTCCATAGTTTCATCGTAGTTATGTGAAATTAAACTTTTAGCAAAATTTAATTCTGATCCTTTGTATGAACTATAAATGAACATTACTAAGTTAAGTGTTTTTTCTTTCATTTTTTACATCTTCTTTCAAAAAAATTTACTTATTAGTTAAATTATAGCTTAAATATTGGTATATTTGCAATTTATAAATAGTTATTATTACTATTGGAGCATATAATTTTGTTACTATTAATTATATCAGTAATAAGGAGGAACTTTTTTATGTTAGATAGAGACTTTATAGATGTTAAAGATGCTTATCAAAATAATTTAAAAAATTTAGACATTAAAATTCGAAAACATAAAATTACAGTTTTTACGGGATTATCAGGTTCTGGTAAATCTTCATTGGTATTTGATACAATTGCCGCTGAATCTAGAAGGGAACTTAACGAAACATTTCCTAGTTTTACTCAACAATATTTACCTAAATATGGGGTGCCTGATGTTGGACAGATTAATAATTTACCAGTTGCAATAGTTATTCAACAAAAAAAGGTGGGTAAAAATCCTAGATCAACTTTAGCAACATACACTGGCATCTATTCTTTGATTCGTTTGTTATTTGCCAGGGATGGTGAACCCTGGGTTGGATATTCTGATACATTTTCTTTTAATTTACCGCAAGGAATGTGTGATAAATGTAACGGTCTTGGTTATATCGATAATATTAATCCTGATAAAATCATTGACTACAATAAGTCATTAAATGAAGGAGCAATTACTTTTACTAGTTTTGGTCCTGGAACATGGCGTTGGAATCGTTATGGACATACGGGTCTTTTTAATAATGATAAAAAAATTAAAGATTATGATGAACATGAATTATATATGTTACTTTATGCACCACAACAACATTTAAAAAATGCACCTAAAATATGGCGTAGTTCAATTCTTTACGAAGGTGTTGTTCCCCGTATTAAGCGTTCAATTATTGAAAGTAGAGAAGGACAACACCATAAAAAGGCAATTGCAGAAATTGTTAATCGCACTGTTTGCGATAAATGTGGTGGTAGTAAATTAAGACCAGAAGTTCTAAAATGTAAAATTAATAATTATAATATTGCCGATATTTTAAAAATGGACTTAATTCACGTGGTTAAATTTTTATCTGAAATAAAGACACCACTGGTTCAAAATTTACTAAGAGAATTAACAACCAAGATCAATTCGCTGATTGATTTAGGACTAGGTTATTTAACTTTAGATAGGAGTACTGATACTTTATCTGGTGGTGAAACTCAAAGAATTAAAATTGCCAAATATATGAATAGTTCTTTATCTGATATGGTTTATATTTTAGATGAACCTAGTGTGGGTTTACATCCAGTTGACATAAAACTAATTATTAATGCCTTAAAAAAATTAAAAGATAAGGGAAATACTATTCTAGTAGTTGAGCATAATCCAGAGTTGATCCCGGTTGCTGATTATGTTGTAGAAATAGGTCCAAAACCTGGTGCTGATGGTGGAAATATAACATTTCAAGGAACTTATAATGATTTGTTAAACAGTGATACACTTACTGGTAAATTAATAAAAGAACCACTTAAATTTAATCAAACCAAATCATTTGATAAGAAACTCTCTTTAAAAAATGTTAATATTCATAATTTAAAAAATGTTGATGTTCAAATTCCGATGAATGCTGAAACTGTTATTTCTGGAGTTGCTGGATCTGGAAAAAGTTCTTTGATTACAGCAGTAAAAAGTAAGCTAAAAAATGGTTATATTGATTTATCACAAGATTCAGTCGGAGTAAATATTCGTTCAACCTCAGCTACTTATTTAGACATATTAAATGAAATTAGAAAGATTTTCGGTAATTCTAACAATGTATCTAGACAACTATTTAGTTACAATGGTAAAGGTAAATGTCCTCTATGTAAGGGGCGCGGCGTTCAAATTACCAATATGTCTTTTATGGATCCTGTAATTCAAACTTGTGAGAAATGTCATGGAAAAAGATACAGTGATGAAGCTTTGCAATATAAATATAATGGCAAAGACATTAGTGAAGTTCTATCAATGTCGATTTCAGATGCTATTATTTTTTTCAAAGATCATAAAATTATTTATGATAAATTAATTAATATGCAAAAGGTTGGTTTAGATTACTTATCTTTGGGACAATCTTTAGATACTTTATCTGGTGGAGAAGTACAAAGATTAAAATTAGCGGTTCAGTTAAATCAAACTGGAACTGTTTATTTACTAGATGAACCTACTGCAGGTTTGCATATGAATGATGTACAAAATATGAATAATTTGTTTGCCGATTTAGTGAAAAAAGGAAATACAGTTATTATTGTAGAACATAATTTATCCGTAATTAGTAAGGCTGATTGGATGATTGATGTTGGTCCGAATGCTGGTAGATATGGTGGTGAAATATTATATTGCGGAACTCCAGAAAATTCTCTATCTAATCTAAAATCTGTTACCGGTCAAGCAATGGCAAATTATAATAAACTAAGATAAAACAAAAGCACTAGAATAAATATTATCTAGTGCTTTTTATTATGCCCTAAAAGGGATTCGAACCCATACTTGGAAGTCCAAACAACGACCTGAACGTTGCGCGTCTGCCAATTCCGCCATTAGGGCATTTATTTCCAATTATATACCTTTTAATACAATTTATTAAGTTAAAATCAAGAATATTATTCTTTACAGACTGCTATATACGTTTATACTTAATAATAGTTTGTGTACTAAATATTATTAAACAAGAAATTTTATGATTTGTGGTCTATATGACTGAACTTTTGGTACAATATTATTAGTAACAAATTAAAAATAAAATAACCTATAAAAAAATTAATTATGTTTAATGAAAAGGGGAAAAATCGACATGTGTGGATTTTGTGGATATGTAAATCAAAAAGACGTTCCTAGCGATACTATCAGTAAAATGGCTGATCGAATTAAGCATCGTGGTCCCGATGATGAACAATATTTTCAAGATGAAAATGTATCAATGGGATTTAGAAGATTATCAATTATTGATTTAGCTCATGGTGGCCAACCTTTATTTAGTAAAGATCAAAAAAAAGTTTTAACTTTTAATGGTGAAATTTACAACTATAAAGAAATTAGGAAAGAATTACAAGATCAAGGATACGAATTTGAAACTGATGTTGATTCAGAAGTTTTAATTCGTGGTTATGAAGCTTGGGGTTCTGGATTATTGAAAAAGCTTCGTGGAATGTATGCTTTTGTTATTTATGACAAAGCTAAAAATGAAGTTTTTGGTGCCCGTGATCATTTTGGTATCAAACCATTATATTATTATGATGATGGGGATGCTTTTATGTATGGATCTGAAATAAAATCATTTTTAAGTAATCCAGCGTTTAATAAGCAATTAAATATTAGCTTGTTACCAATCCATTTAAGTTTTGAGTTTATTCCATCAGAAGAAACTATGTTTAAAAATGTATATAAAGTAATGCCTGGTACATACTTTATTCACCATATTGATAGCAAAAAAACAGAAACTCATCGTTACTATCAATTTAATTATGACCACATCGATAATTCACAAAATGTTGAAGAAGATGCTAAAAAGATTGAAGGACTTGTAAAGGATTCTGTTAAAGCACATATGGTTGCTGATGTTGAAGTTGGCAGCTTCTTATCTAGTGGTGTAGATTCTAGTTATGTATTAAATGAGGCATCTAAATTAAAACCTATCAAATCATTTTCTTTAGGTTTTGATAATTCAAAATATAGTGAACTTTCCTGGTCTACTGATTTTGCTAATCAAATTGGTCAAGAAAATACACCAATTAAAATTACTGATGAAGACTACTTTGATTTCTTGCCAACAATGATGTATTACATGGATGAACCTCTTTCTAATCCATCTGCTATCCAATTATTCTACTTAGCTAAAGGAACTAGAAAACAAGTTAAAGTTGCATTATCTGGTGAAGGTGCTGATGAATTCTTTGGTGGATATAACACTTATCTTGAAGCTAAGCCATTTGAAAGATATCAAAAATATGTACCTGGATTTATCAGAAATACATTAGCTAAAATGGTTACTAAAATGCCAAGATTCCATGGACGTCGTTTCTTAATTCGTGGAGCTCAACCTCTAAGTGAACGTTATTATCGTGTAAATTATGTCTTTAATTATGATGATAGAAATCGTTTATTAAAGGATCAAAGTTTGAATCGAGATTCAGGTGCTTACTCAAAACATATTTTTGATGAAGTTAAAGATAAAGACGAAATGACTCAAATGCAATATTTTGATATTAATACTTGGCTTCCATTTGATATTTTGCAAAAGGCTGATCGTATGAGTATGGCTAATTCATTAGAAGTTAGAACTCCTTTAGTTGATAAAGAGGTTGCTGAATTTGCATCTACTATGCCAATTAAAACTCGTATAAATAATGAGGGAACTAAGATTTCACTTAGAAAAGCTGCTGAGAATGCATTACCTGAAAAGGTTGCAATGAAAGAAAAACTTGGCTTCCCATCTCCAATTGCTTCATGGATTAGAGAACCAAAATTCCATAAACGAATTGTTCGTGCATTTACTTCAGATGTAGCTCAAAAATTCTTTAATACAGATGAATTAATGAGAATCCTAAAAGAACATGATGAGGGTAAGTCTAGTATGCAAAAGATTATGACACCTTACTTGTTTATCTTATGGTATGAAGTTTACTTCCCAGAAGATACTGATGCAGATACAATTAACAAAGTAGAATTACAAGCTTAAATTTTGATGTTAGGAAATGAATTTTAATGTCACTTGGAATTAATGAAATAAAAATAATTTTATCTGAACATAACTTATTGAAAAAAATTGTTATTGGAGATCATGATACCTTTCATGATGTAACTTATGACTCTAGAAATGTTAAAAAAAATGCATTATTCTTCTGCAAGGGAAACTTTAAAACACAATATTTAAGTATGGCTAAAGATTCAGGAGCGTCTGGATATGTTTCTGAAAAGCAATATGATGAGGGGAATGGATTAACCCAAATTATTGTTACTGATGTACAAAAAGCAATGTCTATTATAGGTGCTGCTTTTTATGGCTATCCTGAAAATAATTTATTTATTATTGCTTATACCGGTACTAAAGGTAAAACAACATCATCTTATTTTGCTAAAAGCATTTTAGACTATACTACTAATAAAAAAACGGCTTTGTTATCAACAATTGATACTATTTTAGGAAATCAATCTGATCAAAAATTTAAATCTCATTTAACAACTCCTGAATCTTTAGATATTTTCAAATATATGAAAACAGCTGTTGATAATGGGATGACTCATATGGTGATGGAAGTATCTTCCCAAGCATATAAAAAAAATCGGGTTTATGGATTAAAATATAATATTGGATTATTTTTAAATATATCCCCTGATCATATTGGACCAAATGAACATCCAACTTTTGCTGACTATCTACATTGTAAGGAGCAGTTGTTAGTTAATTCAGATACTTGTATTATTAATGCAGATACTGACCACTTTTCAGATGTTTATAATGCGGCAAAAGCAACGACTGAACCTGAAAATATTTATCTTTTTAGTGACCATGACAAAAAGTTATTGGATAATCGTCACCCAGACTTTATCTTTGATAGTGTTGCTGACACGATTAATGATAATAAAATAAAATTATTACCAAATAATGAAAAAGTTGCAAAAATGAATTTATCAGGTGAATATCGAATTGCAGTTGCAGGAGACTACAATGAATCAAATGCAACATCAGCTATAATTGCTACTGCGTTAGCTGGAGCTGATGCTCAAGATGTCAAAAATGGTCTAGAAAAAGTTTTCGTTCCTGGTAGAATGGAATCTTATAATGCAAACCAAAACGGTTTCGTTTATGTTGATTATGCCCATAACTATGCAAGCATGCATGCCTTGCTAAGCTTTTTGAAAAAGGGTAATCCAAATGGAAAAGTCATTGTAGTTGTAGGAAGTCCTGGAAATAAGGGCGAGGACCGTAGGAAAGGTTTTGGGATGGCACTAACTGAAAATGCTGATGAGGCATTTCTTACTACCGATGATCCTGCCTTTGAAAATCCTGAGGATATTATTGAAGAAATTGATTCATACATCGATCACAGTAAAGTTGATGTGCATGTCCAATTAGATCGTCGGATGGCAATTAAGCAAGCAATTTTGTCAGGAAATAGCAATTCCATTATAGTGATAGCTGGTAAGGGACGCGATCCTTACCAAAAAATCAACGGTGTTGATACTCCTTACGAAACTGACTCCGTTGTAGTTAAAAATGTTTTGAAAGGGTTAGAAAATGAGTAATAATACATCTGATTTTACAGTAGTACTTTTAGGTAGTGATTTTAATGCTTATGGGATGGCCAGATCTCTCTATGAAAAATATGGTCAACCAGT
Proteins encoded:
- a CDS encoding deoxynucleoside kinase; the protein is MVIITAGMIGVGKTTLTEKIAKHLDTKAFYEPVGGNPVLPLYYKDPKQYGFLLQIYFLNKRFEMIKKALSDDNNILDRSIYEDALFTKQNNVEGNITDSELKIYLSLLDRMMSELEALPKKAPDLMVYAQTDFETILKRIKKRGRDYEQFDNNPKLKDYYYNMWSAYKNWYEDYDASPKMKIDLQKYDLSEEKNVEIILNQIDNELKKIRK
- a CDS encoding IS3 family transposase, which produces MVNQATIKLIDTFTSKIPLVRICHYLNISRSTYYYHKTHAAHFNLSQIEQEIQQLCIKTKFLYGYRKIYALINKHLKCSVSKVQRIMAKYNWGCRIKRKRSHRPGNPFKQFDNIINRDWNISLPNRKLTTDITYIPCGNKMLYLSTIMDSFNSEIIAHKISNHPNTQLALDTLNQLGYLSGAIIHSDQGSTYT
- the mscL gene encoding large conductance mechanosensitive channel protein MscL, whose amino-acid sequence is MFKDFKAFLSRGSVVDLAVGVIIGSAFTAIVKSLTTDLINPFLGLFLGQINLSGLVFSVGSAQFKVGSFIEAIINFIIIAFIIFLMVRAFNKLTKRDTTAKDSKTDVLLSEIRDLLKNENK
- a CDS encoding UDP-N-acetylmuramoyl-L-alanyl-D-glutamate--2,6-diaminopimelate ligase; protein product: MSLGINEIKIILSEHNLLKKIVIGDHDTFHDVTYDSRNVKKNALFFCKGNFKTQYLSMAKDSGASGYVSEKQYDEGNGLTQIIVTDVQKAMSIIGAAFYGYPENNLFIIAYTGTKGKTTSSYFAKSILDYTTNKKTALLSTIDTILGNQSDQKFKSHLTTPESLDIFKYMKTAVDNGMTHMVMEVSSQAYKKNRVYGLKYNIGLFLNISPDHIGPNEHPTFADYLHCKEQLLVNSDTCIINADTDHFSDVYNAAKATTEPENIYLFSDHDKKLLDNRHPDFIFDSVADTINDNKIKLLPNNEKVAKMNLSGEYRIAVAGDYNESNATSAIIATALAGADAQDVKNGLEKVFVPGRMESYNANQNGFVYVDYAHNYASMHALLSFLKKGNPNGKVIVVVGSPGNKGEDRRKGFGMALTENADEAFLTTDDPAFENPEDIIEEIDSYIDHSKVDVHVQLDRRMAIKQAILSGNSNSIIVIAGKGRDPYQKINGVDTPYETDSVVVKNVLKGLENE
- a CDS encoding IS3 family transposase, with protein sequence MSRKGTPADNAIIESFHSNLKTEMIYTQAKPKGLADTIKCVNNYIKFLNNKRILTKLSNQSPVEYRKSVAQLNN
- a CDS encoding ATP-binding cassette domain-containing protein, producing the protein MLDRDFIDVKDAYQNNLKNLDIKIRKHKITVFTGLSGSGKSSLVFDTIAAESRRELNETFPSFTQQYLPKYGVPDVGQINNLPVAIVIQQKKVGKNPRSTLATYTGIYSLIRLLFARDGEPWVGYSDTFSFNLPQGMCDKCNGLGYIDNINPDKIIDYNKSLNEGAITFTSFGPGTWRWNRYGHTGLFNNDKKIKDYDEHELYMLLYAPQQHLKNAPKIWRSSILYEGVVPRIKRSIIESREGQHHKKAIAEIVNRTVCDKCGGSKLRPEVLKCKINNYNIADILKMDLIHVVKFLSEIKTPLVQNLLRELTTKINSLIDLGLGYLTLDRSTDTLSGGETQRIKIAKYMNSSLSDMVYILDEPSVGLHPVDIKLIINALKKLKDKGNTILVVEHNPELIPVADYVVEIGPKPGADGGNITFQGTYNDLLNSDTLTGKLIKEPLKFNQTKSFDKKLSLKNVNIHNLKNVDVQIPMNAETVISGVAGSGKSSLITAVKSKLKNGYIDLSQDSVGVNIRSTSATYLDILNEIRKIFGNSNNVSRQLFSYNGKGKCPLCKGRGVQITNMSFMDPVIQTCEKCHGKRYSDEALQYKYNGKDISEVLSMSISDAIIFFKDHKIIYDKLINMQKVGLDYLSLGQSLDTLSGGEVQRLKLAVQLNQTGTVYLLDEPTAGLHMNDVQNMNNLFADLVKKGNTVIIVEHNLSVISKADWMIDVGPNAGRYGGEILYCGTPENSLSNLKSVTGQAMANYNKLR
- the asnB gene encoding asparagine synthase (glutamine-hydrolyzing); this encodes MCGFCGYVNQKDVPSDTISKMADRIKHRGPDDEQYFQDENVSMGFRRLSIIDLAHGGQPLFSKDQKKVLTFNGEIYNYKEIRKELQDQGYEFETDVDSEVLIRGYEAWGSGLLKKLRGMYAFVIYDKAKNEVFGARDHFGIKPLYYYDDGDAFMYGSEIKSFLSNPAFNKQLNISLLPIHLSFEFIPSEETMFKNVYKVMPGTYFIHHIDSKKTETHRYYQFNYDHIDNSQNVEEDAKKIEGLVKDSVKAHMVADVEVGSFLSSGVDSSYVLNEASKLKPIKSFSLGFDNSKYSELSWSTDFANQIGQENTPIKITDEDYFDFLPTMMYYMDEPLSNPSAIQLFYLAKGTRKQVKVALSGEGADEFFGGYNTYLEAKPFERYQKYVPGFIRNTLAKMVTKMPRFHGRRFLIRGAQPLSERYYRVNYVFNYDDRNRLLKDQSLNRDSGAYSKHIFDEVKDKDEMTQMQYFDINTWLPFDILQKADRMSMANSLEVRTPLVDKEVAEFASTMPIKTRINNEGTKISLRKAAENALPEKVAMKEKLGFPSPIASWIREPKFHKRIVRAFTSDVAQKFFNTDELMRILKEHDEGKSSMQKIMTPYLFILWYEVYFPEDTDADTINKVELQA
- a CDS encoding S53 family peptidase; the protein is MNRKSKIIFVLFLVIFLICLQNNFFVTNVSAKETLKSTKISDNNHNLSTTKNMDFLVVMKPRHNDELSKFVLKSNNKKFISPDAFSKKYGQSGYKINNIIKYLKKYHLSTKLYKGNIVLNVSGSMQNIKKALHFESKNVHKDGVDITAPNHKLSLPKRYNKYIIDIIGFNNYDNINKKVNNIDTNKPEQLKKGGPDKFINQYNISPLYKDYSKNSSIGIISFGSFNKSDVSHFWSKMKVPSSNNRIYIHKQKNSKMINNSDETAMDLEQAGTIAPKSKINVYLSSPTVFGMLNSLSESISDNKSDTLSLSWGISEAEIQKEIKLGILSKHYNKIINLILEQAAAQGISFFNASGDNGAYDGISSGITKLTVETPSSSPYVTSVGATSLPINYRVNNQQISIDKERAWSNDFLYPYFNLLKIYNENSSIFIPSYFAGSGGGFSEMNSLPSYQKNVKGVGTFNAKDYWNMNSGYAQQYSTPQTVTGRKTGRNLPDIVANGDPQTGYLVYNNGKWNIDGGTSIVTPQIAGVNSLMISKSHHRMGLWNPKIYDYAKTSKTPFKSINDKDNNSNLYYTGQSNTIYNQATGLGTADYYKLFKLMK
- a CDS encoding transposase produces the protein MTNNKYSYETKLEAVRLLNEGVPGRKICKILGLKSDGLIYTWRKYVRNGDYYRLNQKPGKKYKYNKGNLEIPSDVRKDMEIKQMKEELEVIKKYLIMEGLW